A genomic window from Chitinophaga pollutisoli includes:
- a CDS encoding sigma factor: protein MQNQVVDISDKLQEVARGNETAFRDLFLQYADHLYAYIWQLTKSRELAEEVVQDIFLQIWISREALAEVRNFRNYLFVIARNHALNAMKKMMRERKRAMEWELARGKKIRPRPASPTSTSWKKPSGSCPPSSRKPGS, encoded by the coding sequence CCAGGTTGTTGATATCAGTGATAAGCTACAGGAAGTTGCCCGGGGGAACGAAACCGCCTTCCGCGACCTTTTCCTTCAATATGCCGACCATCTGTATGCCTATATCTGGCAACTGACGAAGTCGCGCGAGCTGGCGGAGGAAGTGGTGCAGGATATTTTCCTCCAGATATGGATCAGCCGCGAGGCACTGGCTGAAGTCCGGAATTTCCGTAATTACCTGTTCGTCATCGCCCGGAACCATGCCCTTAACGCCATGAAAAAGATGATGCGGGAAAGGAAGCGCGCGATGGAATGGGAACTGGCCCGGGGGAAGAAGATACGCCCCCGCCCCGCGAGCCCGACCTCGACATCGTGGAAGAAGCCATCCGGCAGCTGCCCGCCCAGCAGCAGAAAGCCTGGCTCCTGA